A genomic window from Scyliorhinus canicula unplaced genomic scaffold, sScyCan1.1, whole genome shotgun sequence includes:
- the LOC119959796 gene encoding zinc finger protein 239-like: protein MEGKRIVRSGEKPFTCCVCGRGFSQSSGLSKHKCSQTRQKPWKCGECGKGFRYPSELETHRRRHTGERPFTCSVCAKGFMKSKSLVKQQQIHTEEKRFQCPECGKCFKGSSELMSHQRVHTDERPFRCSHCGTGFKWSSQLTIHQRAHTGERPFKCSDCEKCFKSSWEFMRHRRVHTDKTPYRCSHCGTGFRWSSQLTVHQRTHTGERPFTCSECGKGFPRSSHLVIHQRVHTGEKPFTCSLCGKGFTTLSNQLVHQRIHTGERPFTCTMCGKGFIESSALLTHQRTHTMLGPFTCSRCGKRVTTLSSLRTHQRVHTGERPFTCFVCKKRFTHTSALLRHQRLHE from the coding sequence atggaaggaaaaagaatCGTtcgcagtggggagaaaccgttcacgtgctgtgtgtgtgggcgaggattcagtcaatcatcTGGACTGTCAAAACATAAATGCAGTCAGACCAGgcagaaaccgtggaaatgtggggaatgtgggaagggattcagataccCGTCTGAGTTGGAAACCCATCGACGccgtcacactggagagaggccgttcacctgttctgtgtgtgCGAAGGGATTCATGAAGTCAAAGAGCCTGGTAAAACAGCAGCAGATTCACACTGAAGAGAAACGTTTTCAGTGTCCAGAATGCGGGAAGTGCTTTAAAGGTTCCAGCGAATTGATGTcccaccaacgtgttcacactgatgagagaccatttaggtgctctcactgtgggactgggttcaaatGGTCATCTCAACTCACGATACACCAACgcgctcacactggggagagacctttCAAATGCTCAGACTGTGAGAAGTGCTTCAAAAGTTCCTGGGAATTTATGCGACatcgacgtgttcacactgacaagACACCGtacaggtgctctcactgtgggactgggttccgATGGTCCTCTCAACTCACTGTCCACCAGCGcacccacactggggagaggccattcacctgctccgagtgtgggaagggattccctcggtcatcccacctggttatacaccagagagttcacactggggagaaaccattcacctgttccctgtgtgggaaaggattcactaccTTATCTAACCAGCTGgtacaccagcgcattcacactggggagaggccattcacctgtaccatgtgtgggaagggattcattgagtcATCCGCCCTGCTGACACATCAGCGCACTCACACAATGCTGggcccattcacctgctccaggtGTGGGAAGAGAGTCACTACCTTATCCagtctgcggacacaccagcgagttcacacgggggagcggccattcacctgctttgtGTGTAAGAAGAGATTCACTCACACATCcgccctgctgagacaccagcgacttcacgaGTAA